The Bdellovibrionales bacterium CG10_big_fil_rev_8_21_14_0_10_45_34 sequence CGACTTGCATGTATTAAGCACGCCGCCAGCGTTTGTTCTGAGCCAGAATCAAACTCTTCACTTAAAAATTTAAAAGCCTTTTACAGCTTTAATACTTTCAAAAATTGACTACAAACACTCGTGAAAATGTTTGTAAGCCCGAATGATTTCTTTCTCAATTTGCTATTTAGTTTTCAAAGAGCGAGCGAGGAAATTACCCTAAGGACTCAGCTTGCGCAACCTATTTTCACCAAATTTTTGCCAAATTTTTTAATTAGCAATTTTTTTGGTGGAGGCGACAGGGATCGAACCTGCGACCTTCTGAATGCAAATCAGATGCTCTCCCAATTGAGCTACGCCCCCAAAGGAATTTCCGTGCATGACCTTTTGCTGGAAGTTTGCGTGCGAGTCAATGCCTATTTCGAAGATTCCTAAAATAGTCGGGTGAGTCGAATGGTTCCAACACAACCAACGAGTTTCGTCGGCGATCGTTTTACGTGTATTATGTGGCGTTTTAGACGACTGAAGATATGAGGTACGTGGTGTCGGGATAGGCCGTTTTTTTTAGGCTGTCGCCTGGCGCAAAGTCAACCCTATCATAGCCCTGAGTCGCAGATGCGGGTGCACGAACTGAGTCGCCGAAGTTAGTTAAACGGCCTCAGCAAAGGCACTTGAAGTTAGTTGAAACATAACCACGGACAGTACGATTAATAAATTGAGAGCCCAGTTTGGAAACTAGACGCTTGAAGTTACGCCGACACTGGAGCCTTAGGAAGTGTTTGGACCCAATTCTTCTCACACTCTAGGTCGAACCCCACTGCTTCTCCTCCGCAAATTATCGAGAAGAATACTTTTCGCAGAGTCTGAACTTCAGCGGATTCACTGCCCTCCTGGTAGAAGGCTTCTTCGAAAGCCTCGAACACACTGATAAGGTCAGGGGTTGTTACAACCTTTGGCAGCTGTTCTTGATCGAGACCAAGCATTGGAACTGGTTTGAATCCAATAAAATCTTCCGTCAGCAAAATCTTAACTCCTGAGGTGAAGTTGACCTGAACAAATGGCCTCTCTTCGGAGTCTTTGCGGTGGTAAATCAAGTCGACTTCGGTTGGATGAAAAACAAGGCGTTTTCCGTCTAACTTTTGCACAATCTCAAACTGGTCGCCAGGCGTATTCTGCCCGTCTAGCCCGTTTGAACGCTCGACAAACTCGATGATTTTTTCTATTAGCTGACCCTTCTGATCTGAGCGACTGGAACTTTCCAACTGATCCTCCAAGCTGAAGTTCTAATTTCGTATCGACCCGCCCCCCGGGTTCTGAAGGGTCGTCCAAAAACGAGCCGCTTTTCTAGCTAAGAGGCCCGTTAGAAATCTAGGCAAACAGAGGGACTTTCCCAAGCTGACTCACGAAGTGTATCATCGTAGTGCAGGTACCAAAGCCAGGCGCCAGCCACCGCGTCGGGGCAATCACCCCCCTTTTGACTGGTGGAACTCTGTTGGCGATTGGGAATGCTCATGTTAATTTGGGTCGATGATTATTAGACGTTGGCAGGCTCCGCAGTTGCCGTCTCCCCAACAAATGAAAATGATGCTATCAGCAGAAGGCCTTAGTCCTTTTGAAGAAACATTTTCACCTGACTCGCACGTCGGCGCCCACAGGCACCCTTTTGACGAAGTTCGATGGATCGTAGCAGGTCAGATGGTGATGGACATCGCAGGCAATCAGGTATTACTTCGGGCTGGGGATCGCATCGAAGTGCCCTCAAATACAAAACACTCCATGAAGGCCCACGGCGAAACAGACTGCTTGTGCTTAGTCGCTCAACGAGCATTCTAGAACCGATGGCTTAACTGCACTCATCATTTAATTCACCGACTGTCGCCGTCTTTAATGCTAGTGCGCCATTTCGTGTACTCGTCCATTTGTTTTTCAAAGCCTGCACCCTTTGATTTGTAAAAAATTTTGTCCTCAATGGCTTTAGGGAGGTAAGCCTTATCCACCCACCCTTTTGGAAAGTTATGTGGATACTGGTAGCCCTCACCTAAACCCTGTTGCTTCATCCATTTTGTAGGTGCGTTCAAAATATGTTTGGGTGGCTCTATTGAGCCAGTCTCTTTCACACAGTTAATGGCATTGTTAATTGCTAAGTAGGAGGAGTTAGATTTAGGAGCACTCGCTAAATAAACAACTAACTGGCCTAACGGAATCCTTGCCTCGGGCATGCCTAATATTGCAACTGCCTCGTGAGAACTAGTTGCTAGCATAAGCGCCCTTGGATCAGCATTGCCTATATCTTCTGAAGCAAAAATAACTAAACGCCTTACGATAAACCTTGGATCCTCTCCGCCTTCCAGCATTCGTGCACAGTAATAAAGAGAGGCGTCAATGTCTGAGCCGCGCAAACTTTTGATCAAAGCAGACGCCAGACTGTAGTGTTGGTCTCCGGATCGATCCATTCGAAGCGTGGAGGTCGAAAGGTCTTCTTTGAGGCCAGCTAAATCCAAGGCGACTCGATTATCTTGAAACTCACTCCATTTATGAATCTCAGATAGGTATTCTAGTTCCGAAATTAGCCTTCTGGCGTCACCATCGCACCAGACTAACAAGTGATCCAACGATTCATTAGTCAAAAAATCAACGCCAGTGCCATCTCTCAATTCTCCACTTCCCGCTGATAGGGATTCGAAAAAGACATGCGCAATCTTCTTTAGTGAATCTAAAGAATGGGATTCAAAGTGAAGGGTAAGGCAACGACTCAGGAGAGCCGAGTTTAAGTAAAAACTAGGATTCTCGGTAGTTGCTCCGACAAAGGCGAATACGCCTTTTTCTATTAACGGCAGCAGGACATCTTGTTGGGAGCGATTTAGTCTATGAACTTCGTCCACAAAAACAATAGTTCTAGTTTGAGTATGTGCCATTCGCGATTTTGCCAAATCCGAGACTCTGCGAATGTCTTTAACCCCAGTCTCGACAGCATTGAGTGTCTCAAAATCGCCCTTAACCCGTTGCCCATAGAGATAGGCAAAGCTCGTTTTTCCGCTGCCCGGCGGGCCATACAGGATGAGATTCGGAGTATAGCCACCTTCGAGGCGACTCCAAATTTTCTCAATCTGATTTTTCAGCTTAGGCTCGAGAACAAGCTTGTCCAAACTTTTGGGTCGTAATTGATCAGCCCTGGGAGATGTCGCGAAAAGACTTTCTTGTTCCATTGGTTGCACTAGTTAACACTTAGTTTCTGAAAAAGGAAGCTCCGCAAAATGAGCTCTGCAGGTTGTTTGGATGGGACTTGAAAAGCGAAAGGATTTCCTCTGCGAGTTCGGATTGGTGCGATGCTCGCGACCAGCGAGCGGCGCTGCCGAACGGATGTCTGAGTATTTGAAGGAACTTTTTTTCTGAAGGATGCAGTGTGAAACAGATCTGCCGCAGGCTCCTGCAAAGAGACGCAAATCCTGCAAGGCCCGAGAAGCGAAGGCGTGCGACTAGCACGTCGAGCGTCGAGTACGCAGNNNNNNNNNNNNNNNNNNNNNNNNNNNNNNNNNNNNNNNNNNNNNNNNNNNNNNNNNNGCGGATCTGCCGCAGGCTAGTTTGAGGTGAGAGCCTTTTCGATAGGCAGCGCCTGATTCTTGTTCACAATCCTCGGAGTAATAAAAATAACGAGTTCCGATTTTTGCAAGCTAGAATCTCTCCCTTTAAACAAGTTACCGAGAATGGGTATTGAACCTAAAACGGGTACTCTGTTTTCAGTGATCTGATTGTCGCTTTGATAGATACCACCTATTACGGCA is a genomic window containing:
- a CDS encoding cupin domain-containing protein; amino-acid sequence: MIIRRWQAPQLPSPQQMKMMLSAEGLSPFEETFSPDSHVGAHRHPFDEVRWIVAGQMVMDIAGNQVLLRAGDRIEVPSNTKHSMKAHGETDCLCLVAQRAF